The following are from one region of the Bacteroidota bacterium genome:
- a CDS encoding TIGR02757 family protein, protein MIDLEIKSLLEEKLHQFNRPDFISADPVCIPHRYSRKEDIEIAGLLAATISWGRRDLIVRAAGKMMEMLDDTPFEFVMQAKTKELKALEKFVYRTFQGPDLQSMVLGLRRIYSEEGGLENVMQLDANQLDTAQGIVRYRNAMLATKGFTERTAKHIADPSSGSSAKRLNMYLRWMVRKDGAGVDFGIWNNMRPDQLICPLDVHTGNVGRKLGLLTRTQNDWKAALELTDSLRKFDPMDPIKYDFSLFGLGIFEGF, encoded by the coding sequence ATGATCGATTTGGAAATCAAATCGCTTCTCGAGGAAAAGCTCCATCAATTCAACCGTCCGGATTTCATTTCGGCGGATCCCGTTTGCATTCCACATCGCTATTCCCGCAAGGAAGACATCGAAATTGCAGGATTGCTTGCTGCAACGATATCTTGGGGACGCCGTGATCTGATCGTGCGTGCGGCGGGGAAAATGATGGAAATGCTGGACGATACGCCATTTGAATTCGTCATGCAGGCGAAGACCAAAGAGCTGAAGGCACTTGAAAAATTCGTCTACCGCACTTTTCAAGGACCCGATTTGCAAAGTATGGTATTGGGATTGCGACGAATTTATTCGGAAGAAGGTGGTTTGGAAAATGTGATGCAACTCGATGCAAATCAGTTGGATACTGCGCAGGGAATCGTTCGCTACCGGAACGCAATGTTGGCCACCAAAGGATTCACAGAACGCACCGCCAAACATATTGCCGATCCATCATCCGGTTCAAGTGCCAAAAGGCTCAACATGTACCTGCGGTGGATGGTGCGCAAGGACGGTGCGGGCGTGGACTTCGGTATTTGGAACAACATGCGTCCGGATCAATTGATTTGTCCGCTCGATGTCCATACCGGCAATGTCGGCAGGAAACTCGGCTTGCTCACCCGAACCCAAAACGACTGGAAGGCAGCACTTGAACTGACGGATTCCCTTCGAAAGTTTGATCCCATGGATCCAATCAAATACGACTTCAGCCTGTTTGGTTTGGGGATTTTTGAAGGGTTTTAA
- a CDS encoding PrsW family intramembrane metalloprotease: protein MDWLLLGSIALAPVIIIFTMVFMLDRFEREPLGILILCFVFGIVIALPVVFAELGMQKAFNIQEENNPFLPTVLLAFVVVAFSEEGFKFLVLRLYAYPRKAFNEPYDGIMYALAISMGFAAIENVLYVQGGGLGVGILRMFTAVPAHAVFAHLMGYFVGLAKFNASGGKRVGLMALGLFLAVLAHGLYDFFLMFDGAAFGIFSFVVLLAALILSFKAIQSHQKNSPFRKAGQ from the coding sequence ATGGATTGGCTCCTGCTTGGTTCGATTGCACTCGCCCCGGTCATCATCATTTTCACGATGGTTTTTATGCTCGATCGCTTCGAGCGGGAGCCTTTGGGGATTCTGATTTTGTGTTTCGTTTTCGGGATCGTCATCGCTTTGCCGGTGGTGTTCGCCGAACTCGGGATGCAAAAGGCCTTCAACATTCAGGAGGAGAACAATCCTTTTCTTCCCACTGTCTTGCTGGCTTTTGTTGTTGTCGCATTTTCGGAAGAAGGATTTAAGTTCTTGGTATTGAGGCTGTATGCTTATCCAAGAAAGGCTTTCAATGAGCCGTACGATGGTATCATGTATGCACTTGCAATATCGATGGGATTTGCCGCGATCGAGAATGTCTTGTATGTACAAGGTGGCGGACTCGGTGTTGGCATTCTCCGAATGTTTACCGCCGTGCCGGCCCATGCTGTTTTTGCACACCTGATGGGGTATTTCGTCGGTTTGGCAAAATTCAATGCCAGCGGCGGAAAACGTGTTGGCTTGATGGCCTTGGGGCTTTTCCTTGCAGTGCTCGCGCATGGTCTCTATGACTTCTTCCTGATGTTTGACGGTGCTGCTTTCGGAATCTTCTCATTTGTGGTGCTGTTGGCGGCGCTGATTCTTTCTTTCAAAGCCATTCAGTCCCATCAGAAAAATTCGCCATTTAGAAAGGCGGGGCAATAG
- a CDS encoding cystathionine gamma-synthase → MKFGTKAVHAGVEPDPTTGAIMTPIYQTSTYVQAAPGDHKGYEYSRTHNPTRTALQKALAALENGQFGLCFSSGMAAEDAAIKLLQPGDEVVSTNDLYGGSYRLFTKIFQPLGIKFTFVNMADIAAVKAAITPKTKMLWVETPTNPTMNIVDIAAMTAIAKECGALTVVDNTFASPYLQNPLDLGADIVLHSITKYLGGHSDVVMGCLVVNDADLHARLAFIQNACGAVPGPMDCFLVLRGVKTLHLRMRQHCENGRAVAAWLEAHPKVERVYYPGLASHPGHEVAKKQMRDFGGMISFTLKGDDIDEAKRVLSSFSLFSLAESLGGVESLCGHPATMTHASIPKEEREKAGLKDSLIRLSVGIENVEDLIEDLQQAIG, encoded by the coding sequence ATGAAATTTGGGACAAAGGCTGTTCATGCGGGTGTCGAACCCGATCCAACGACTGGCGCGATCATGACGCCGATCTATCAGACAAGCACTTACGTGCAAGCCGCCCCGGGCGACCACAAGGGTTACGAGTATTCCCGCACCCACAATCCGACGCGCACAGCCCTTCAGAAGGCTTTGGCTGCATTGGAAAATGGCCAATTCGGGCTTTGTTTTTCCTCGGGAATGGCTGCCGAGGATGCTGCGATCAAATTGCTGCAACCAGGTGACGAAGTCGTCTCCACCAATGACCTTTACGGCGGCAGCTACCGCCTTTTCACCAAGATTTTCCAGCCGCTCGGCATCAAATTCACCTTCGTGAACATGGCAGACATCGCTGCTGTCAAGGCTGCAATTACCCCGAAAACAAAGATGCTTTGGGTCGAGACGCCCACCAATCCGACGATGAACATCGTGGACATCGCCGCCATGACCGCGATCGCCAAGGAATGCGGTGCGTTGACCGTCGTAGACAATACATTTGCCTCGCCTTATCTGCAAAATCCGCTGGATTTGGGCGCGGACATCGTCTTGCACTCGATCACCAAATACCTGGGCGGTCACTCTGACGTGGTCATGGGGTGCTTGGTGGTGAACGATGCCGATCTGCATGCCCGTTTGGCTTTCATTCAAAATGCCTGCGGGGCTGTTCCCGGACCGATGGACTGCTTTTTGGTGCTGCGCGGCGTAAAAACCTTGCACCTGCGCATGCGTCAGCATTGCGAAAACGGGCGCGCGGTTGCTGCGTGGCTCGAAGCGCATCCCAAAGTCGAGCGTGTGTACTATCCGGGTTTGGCCTCCCATCCGGGTCACGAGGTCGCCAAGAAGCAAATGCGGGACTTCGGAGGAATGATCTCTTTTACACTGAAAGGCGATGATATCGACGAAGCAAAGCGCGTATTGTCCTCGTTTTCATTGTTTTCCTTGGCCGAAAGCCTCGGCGGTGTCGAATCCCTTTGTGGACACCCAGCCACGATGACCCATGCAAGCATTCCGAAGGAAGAACGGGAAAAGGCTGGTCTCAAGGACTCGCTCATTCGCCTCTCGGTCGGCATTGAAAACGTCGAAGACCTGATTGAAGACCTTCAACAGGCCATCGGCTAA
- a CDS encoding EcsC family protein yields MAKLNSTEQKLLKEIEEWKETGPGFLNSATHVVTKPLLWAAGKLIPEDIQDKLGGVGEKIAEKLQDASQWTVREEEVLKATKEFEIDSATILELQNASVFDLNHVAEEFVKFNTRLAAAEGFGTGLLGWAGLLADLPALFVLNFRMLYQISLSFGYKVEPSSDEGEEPFEVGYMLRIFKIATAASTEAKEAAIAELKEFEEDHPDGISRIGSDFTRKQLGKTAAINVSRIIINQIVKETLARKAITSIPGIGAILTAGFNYYYVQDVGRTAIMIYQERFLLDKKGRKKIVTIDVE; encoded by the coding sequence ATGGCGAAGCTCAACTCCACAGAACAAAAACTCCTCAAAGAAATCGAAGAATGGAAAGAAACCGGTCCCGGATTTCTGAATAGTGCCACCCATGTGGTCACAAAGCCGCTTTTGTGGGCTGCAGGAAAGCTGATTCCTGAAGACATCCAAGACAAACTGGGCGGTGTCGGTGAAAAGATTGCTGAAAAACTTCAAGATGCTTCCCAATGGACCGTGCGGGAAGAGGAGGTTTTGAAGGCGACCAAGGAATTCGAAATTGACAGCGCGACCATTCTGGAGCTTCAGAATGCATCGGTTTTTGACCTGAACCACGTCGCCGAAGAGTTTGTCAAGTTCAATACAAGGCTTGCCGCAGCAGAAGGTTTCGGTACAGGCCTGCTCGGCTGGGCGGGTTTGCTCGCGGATTTGCCTGCCTTGTTTGTGCTGAACTTCCGAATGTTGTACCAAATTTCGTTGAGCTTCGGTTACAAAGTTGAACCCTCCTCCGATGAAGGCGAAGAACCATTTGAGGTCGGCTATATGCTACGGATTTTCAAGATTGCCACGGCTGCAAGTACCGAAGCCAAAGAAGCCGCGATTGCCGAATTGAAGGAATTTGAGGAGGATCATCCCGATGGGATTTCCCGGATTGGATCCGACTTTACACGCAAGCAGCTTGGCAAGACGGCCGCGATCAATGTTTCGCGGATCATCATCAACCAAATTGTCAAGGAAACTTTGGCACGCAAGGCGATCACCTCGATTCCCGGCATCGGGGCGATTTTGACGGCGGGATTCAACTACTATTATGTGCAGGACGTTGGCCGCACCGCGATCATGATCTACCAAGAGCGCTTTTTGCTGGACAAAAAGGGCCGGAAGAAGATCGTGACGATTGATGTGGAGTGA
- the meaB gene encoding methylmalonyl Co-A mutase-associated GTPase MeaB, with the protein MRKRLSPQAYIDGVCQGDRMILSRAITLVESTLESDRNLAAEVLAGCQAHVKESFRMGITGVPGVGKSTFIDAFGSYLTGIGHQLAVLAIDPSSEISQGSILGDKTRMERLSRDPRAYVRPSPARGSLGGVTRATREAILLCEAAGFDFIIVETVGVGQSEVAVHSMVDFFLLLMLAGAGDELQGIKKGIMEMADGIAINKADGDNLQKAKQARAEYESALHLFPAAANGWLPPVKTCSAVSGEGIPEIGAMVEEYRKSQTENEFLALQRQQQAKTWMHETIGHVLLDRFYQDGKIQNELKVKELLVEAGKIPPTVAATQLIALYLHQTS; encoded by the coding sequence GTGCGTAAAAGACTCTCCCCCCAAGCTTATATCGACGGCGTCTGCCAAGGCGACCGGATGATTTTGAGCCGTGCCATCACATTGGTGGAGAGCACGTTGGAGAGCGACCGCAATCTAGCTGCGGAAGTGCTTGCAGGGTGTCAGGCGCATGTGAAGGAGAGCTTTCGGATGGGGATCACCGGCGTGCCGGGAGTAGGAAAAAGCACATTTATCGATGCATTCGGGAGTTATTTGACCGGCATTGGACATCAATTGGCGGTTTTGGCGATCGATCCAAGCAGCGAAATCAGCCAAGGTAGCATTTTGGGGGACAAGACGCGGATGGAGCGGTTGTCGCGTGATCCGCGGGCGTACGTGCGTCCTTCGCCGGCGCGCGGTTCGCTTGGCGGCGTCACGCGTGCGACGCGCGAGGCGATTTTGCTCTGTGAGGCAGCAGGTTTTGACTTCATCATCGTCGAGACGGTGGGAGTGGGGCAAAGCGAAGTGGCCGTGCACAGCATGGTGGATTTTTTCCTGCTCCTGATGCTTGCCGGGGCCGGCGACGAGTTGCAGGGGATTAAGAAGGGGATCATGGAAATGGCCGACGGGATCGCCATCAACAAGGCCGATGGCGACAACCTTCAGAAGGCCAAGCAGGCCCGCGCTGAATATGAAAGTGCTTTGCACCTTTTTCCCGCAGCTGCAAACGGATGGCTTCCGCCAGTGAAAACCTGTTCGGCAGTAAGCGGAGAGGGGATTCCGGAGATCGGGGCAATGGTGGAAGAATACCGGAAAAGCCAAACGGAAAACGAATTTCTGGCTTTACAGCGCCAACAGCAAGCCAAAACCTGGATGCACGAAACCATCGGACATGTATTGCTCGACCGGTTTTATCAGGATGGAAAAATTCAAAATGAATTGAAGGTCAAAGAATTGCTTGTGGAGGCCGGGAAAATTCCGCCGACGGTCGCCGCGACTCAATTGATTGCTTTATATTTGCATCAGACCAGTTAA
- the scpA gene encoding methylmalonyl-CoA mutase: protein MKPDFTKIDWRKQNEGSLAEWWNLANDHQELESQAWDSAEGIPLWACYTAEDLAPLEHLHYAAGLAPYLRGPYSSMYASQPWTIRQYAGFSTAADSNAFYRKNLAAGQKGLSVAFDLATHRGYDSDHPRVKGDVGMAGVAIDTVEDMKLLFDGIPLGEMSVSMTMNGAVLPIMAFYIVAAEEQGVAPEKLNGTIQNDILKEFMVRNTYIYPPAPSMHIIGDIFRYTSEKMPKFNSISISGYHMQEAGATADLELAYTLADGLEYLRKGIDAGLDIDEFAPRLSFFWAVGMNFFMEIAKMRAARLLWAKIVKQFNPKNPKSMSLRTHCQTSGWSLTEQDPFNNVARTCVEAMAAAFGGTQSLHTNALDEAIALPTDFSARIARNTQIYIQEETGITQVVDPWGGSYYVERLTHEIMHKAWTLIEEVEAMGGMAKAIESGLPKMRIEEAAARKQARIDAGTDVIVGVNRYQTDAPTNIDIRAVDNTAVRNGQIQSINAVKANRDQAKANAALGALTRCAETGEGNLLALAVDAARARATLGEISDALEKVFGRYKAVIHSIAGIYAREAMETDNFKEARRLADEFAALEGRRPRIMVAKMGQDGHDRGAKVIATSFADLGFDVDIGPLFQTPVEAANQAVENDVHILGVSSLAGGHKTLVPELIAALKDLGRADILVVAGGVIPQQDYDFLFKAGVAEVFGPGTVIPLAAQKILNRLLKD from the coding sequence ATGAAACCTGACTTCACAAAAATCGATTGGCGCAAGCAAAATGAAGGCAGCCTCGCTGAATGGTGGAATCTGGCGAATGACCATCAAGAATTGGAAAGCCAAGCCTGGGATTCGGCAGAGGGAATTCCGCTTTGGGCCTGCTATACCGCCGAGGACTTGGCGCCGCTCGAGCACCTCCATTACGCCGCCGGACTAGCACCCTATCTGCGCGGACCTTATTCTTCGATGTACGCTTCGCAGCCATGGACGATCCGCCAATATGCAGGCTTTTCCACCGCCGCCGATTCGAATGCATTTTACCGCAAAAACCTCGCAGCAGGGCAGAAGGGGCTTTCCGTCGCCTTTGACCTCGCTACCCACCGCGGTTACGACAGTGACCACCCGCGTGTGAAAGGGGATGTCGGCATGGCAGGCGTCGCCATCGATACGGTCGAGGACATGAAATTGCTCTTCGACGGCATTCCCCTCGGCGAAATGTCGGTGTCCATGACCATGAATGGTGCGGTTTTGCCGATTATGGCCTTTTACATTGTCGCAGCCGAAGAACAAGGCGTTGCTCCCGAGAAGTTGAATGGCACGATCCAAAACGACATTCTCAAGGAATTCATGGTGCGCAACACATATATATATCCGCCGGCGCCTTCCATGCACATCATCGGCGACATTTTCCGCTATACCAGCGAGAAGATGCCGAAGTTCAATTCGATCTCGATTTCGGGCTACCACATGCAAGAGGCAGGTGCGACGGCCGACCTCGAACTCGCTTATACCCTCGCGGATGGCCTCGAATACTTGCGCAAAGGCATCGATGCCGGTCTGGACATCGACGAATTCGCCCCAAGACTAAGCTTCTTCTGGGCGGTCGGGATGAATTTCTTCATGGAGATCGCCAAAATGCGCGCCGCAAGGCTGCTTTGGGCCAAGATTGTCAAGCAATTCAACCCCAAAAATCCAAAGTCCATGTCGCTCCGCACCCATTGTCAGACGAGCGGATGGAGTTTGACCGAGCAAGACCCGTTCAACAACGTCGCCCGTACTTGTGTAGAGGCGATGGCGGCGGCGTTCGGCGGAACGCAAAGTCTGCATACCAATGCGCTTGACGAAGCCATTGCCTTGCCGACGGATTTCTCCGCCCGCATCGCCCGGAATACGCAGATTTACATTCAGGAAGAGACCGGCATCACGCAAGTCGTTGATCCTTGGGGCGGTTCGTACTACGTCGAGCGCCTCACGCACGAGATCATGCACAAGGCCTGGACCTTGATCGAAGAAGTCGAAGCCATGGGAGGCATGGCCAAGGCCATTGAATCCGGCCTTCCCAAAATGCGTATCGAGGAAGCAGCTGCCCGCAAACAGGCGCGCATCGATGCCGGAACCGACGTGATCGTTGGGGTGAATCGCTACCAAACCGACGCGCCGACCAATATCGACATCCGCGCAGTGGACAATACCGCGGTGAGAAACGGCCAAATCCAAAGTATCAACGCGGTCAAGGCCAACCGCGATCAGGCCAAGGCAAATGCCGCATTGGGTGCGTTGACACGTTGTGCTGAAACCGGGGAGGGCAATCTGCTCGCTTTGGCGGTGGATGCAGCCCGTGCAAGAGCAACCTTGGGTGAAATTTCCGATGCCCTCGAAAAAGTATTTGGACGCTACAAGGCTGTGATTCATTCGATTGCAGGCATTTACGCAAGGGAAGCAATGGAAACCGACAATTTCAAGGAGGCCCGCCGCCTCGCCGACGAATTTGCGGCCCTCGAAGGCCGCCGTCCGCGGATCATGGTTGCCAAGATGGGCCAAGACGGGCATGACCGCGGCGCCAAGGTGATCGCGACAAGCTTTGCCGACCTTGGATTTGACGTGGACATAGGTCCCTTGTTCCAAACTCCGGTGGAGGCGGCGAACCAAGCCGTGGAAAATGACGTGCATATACTAGGTGTGTCCAGCCTCGCAGGAGGCCACAAGACCTTGGTTCCCGAACTCATTGCCGCCCTCAAGGACCTTGGCCGCGCCGACATCCTCGTCGTCGCCGGGGGTGTCATCCCGCAGCAAGACTACGACTTCCTCTTCAAGGCAGGCGTCGCCGAAGTCTTCGGCCCCGGAACCGTCATTCCGCTCGCAGCGCAGAAAATCCTCAACCGCTTGCTCAAGGATTGA
- a CDS encoding iron-sulfur cluster assembly accessory protein: protein MIPAAITITKAAASAIKAVMQGENVPKDYRLRVGVRGGGPACASVSYLLGFDSKKESDLEYEVDEIPVVIDRSQSMYVLGMEIDWHEDESQRGFVFNNPTLRKEA from the coding sequence ATGATTCCAGCAGCAATTACGATTACAAAAGCAGCCGCATCCGCGATCAAAGCCGTGATGCAAGGAGAAAACGTTCCCAAGGACTATCGCTTGCGTGTGGGCGTGCGCGGAGGTGGCCCCGCCTGCGCGAGTGTGAGTTATCTCTTGGGATTTGACAGCAAAAAGGAGTCTGACCTTGAGTATGAAGTAGATGAAATCCCCGTTGTGATCGACCGGTCCCAGAGCATGTATGTTTTGGGAATGGAAATTGACTGGCATGAGGACGAATCGCAGCGTGGTTTTGTGTTTAACAATCCGACGTTGCGCAAGGAGGCATAA
- a CDS encoding LysE family transporter, with protein MLDFLLIFLTSIVFSFAISIPIGGVNMAVFQATLNNNARAGYLIGFGAILAEIIYCAIPMFSLGETLKDWGIMSILSILFIPVLLIMGIVTIVKANKVEVSDPQTGVGSHNRSAWGNIVYGFFLCASNPMTFVFWMGIVAALLEEEWIHDTWGDKLAWFMGVPVGTWFLYFIFVQIAKITRRRINQLWKARLNIIIGVIFIGMAIYMTISYFLGMGQSH; from the coding sequence GTGCTAGACTTCCTCCTCATATTTCTCACATCCATCGTTTTTAGCTTTGCTATTTCGATTCCGATTGGCGGAGTGAACATGGCTGTGTTCCAGGCGACGCTCAACAACAATGCACGTGCAGGCTACCTGATCGGTTTCGGTGCAATCCTCGCCGAAATCATCTATTGCGCGATTCCAATGTTTAGCTTGGGAGAAACCTTAAAGGATTGGGGAATCATGTCGATACTCTCCATCCTTTTTATCCCGGTTTTGCTGATCATGGGCATTGTCACCATCGTCAAAGCCAACAAGGTCGAAGTCAGTGACCCTCAAACAGGGGTAGGTTCACACAATCGCAGCGCTTGGGGCAACATTGTCTATGGCTTTTTCCTTTGCGCAAGCAATCCGATGACGTTTGTGTTTTGGATGGGAATTGTCGCGGCCTTGCTCGAAGAAGAGTGGATTCATGATACCTGGGGAGACAAACTCGCTTGGTTCATGGGCGTGCCCGTCGGAACTTGGTTTCTCTATTTTATCTTCGTGCAAATCGCAAAGATCACCCGTAGAAGGATCAACCAACTATGGAAGGCGCGTCTCAACATCATCATCGGCGTGATTTTCATTGGAATGGCGATCTACATGACCATCAGCTACTTCCTCGGAATGGGCCAATCGCATTGA
- a CDS encoding MoxR family ATPase: protein MNFRGTETYIATRELQTAVNAAIHLERPLLVKGEPGTGKTLLAFEVAKSLGMEIFTWHVKSTTSAQQGLYEYDAVSRLRDSQLGDAKVNDISNYIKPGPVWKAFDSDKKVVLLIDEIDKADIEFPNDLLLELDKMEFYCYELQQTIRAKHRPVVIITSNNEKELPDAFLRRCFFHYIRFPDRETMQSIVNVHFENLDGELFQRAMDVFYNLREINGIKKRPSTSELIDWLKLLILGKVAPSELADTDLTKVLPAYSGALLKNERDLDMLLARIKRR, encoded by the coding sequence ATGAATTTCAGAGGCACAGAAACATATATCGCGACCCGCGAATTGCAGACAGCTGTGAATGCGGCGATCCATTTGGAGCGTCCGTTGTTGGTCAAGGGCGAACCTGGAACCGGGAAAACGTTGTTGGCCTTTGAGGTTGCGAAGTCCTTGGGGATGGAAATCTTCACTTGGCACGTCAAAAGCACCACTTCTGCGCAGCAGGGCCTCTACGAATACGATGCGGTTTCCCGCCTTCGCGACAGCCAATTGGGCGACGCCAAGGTCAATGACATCAGCAATTACATCAAGCCCGGACCCGTTTGGAAGGCATTCGACAGCGACAAGAAGGTGGTGTTGCTCATCGACGAGATCGACAAAGCCGACATCGAATTTCCCAATGACCTGCTGCTCGAGCTCGACAAAATGGAATTCTACTGCTACGAATTGCAGCAAACCATTCGGGCCAAGCACCGGCCGGTCGTGATCATCACAAGCAACAACGAAAAGGAATTGCCCGATGCGTTTTTGAGGCGCTGCTTCTTCCATTACATTCGATTCCCGGACCGCGAAACCATGCAATCCATTGTCAATGTGCACTTTGAGAATCTGGATGGCGAATTGTTCCAGCGGGCAATGGACGTCTTTTACAACCTCCGCGAAATCAACGGCATCAAAAAGCGGCCAAGTACCAGCGAATTGATCGATTGGCTGAAACTCTTGATTTTGGGGAAAGTCGCACCTTCGGAGTTGGCGGATACCGATTTGACCAAGGTTTTGCCGGCCTATTCGGGAGCATTGCTGAAGAATGAGCGGGATTTGGACATGCTGCTTGCGCGGATCAAACGGCGGTAG
- a CDS encoding VWA domain-containing protein — MFIDFFLLLKSNGLPVSIREHLTLLEALKKGEAEFSLEDFYHLSRATLIKKEQHFDRFDMLFGHYFKGMELIPNEMLRDIPEDWLRKNLEKFLSEEEKAMIEAMGGLEALMERFKQLMEEQHERHEGGNKWIGTGGTSPFGAYGYNPEGFRIGQEGSRHRRAIKVWDQRQFRNLSDDVELNTRNIKMALRRLRVLTREGVADELDLEATVRKTSENAGLLDLEMVPSKRNRVKVLIFFDIGGSMDDHIRDCEELFSAARHEFKHLEYYYFHNCLYETVWKDNNRRMSDRLPTLEVLNKYNKDYRVIIVGDASMSPYEITYQGGSVEHYNDEAGIVWLQRLRTQFPHIVWLNPVPKEHWGYTQSIKMLEKFFEDQMFPMTVGGLTEAMKKLKKGN, encoded by the coding sequence ATGTTTATCGACTTCTTCTTGCTGCTTAAATCCAACGGACTTCCTGTCTCGATTCGGGAACATTTGACCTTGTTGGAGGCGCTGAAGAAAGGCGAAGCCGAGTTCAGCCTGGAGGATTTCTACCATCTTTCGCGGGCAACGTTGATCAAAAAGGAGCAGCATTTTGACCGGTTCGACATGCTTTTCGGGCATTATTTCAAGGGAATGGAGCTGATTCCGAATGAAATGCTGCGCGACATCCCCGAGGATTGGCTGCGGAAGAATCTGGAAAAATTCCTCAGCGAAGAAGAAAAGGCGATGATCGAAGCCATGGGCGGATTGGAGGCCTTGATGGAGCGCTTCAAGCAGTTGATGGAGGAGCAACACGAACGCCACGAAGGCGGCAACAAGTGGATCGGGACGGGCGGCACCTCCCCTTTTGGCGCGTATGGCTACAATCCGGAGGGATTTCGGATCGGGCAAGAAGGCAGCCGCCACCGGCGCGCCATCAAGGTCTGGGATCAACGGCAATTCCGCAACCTGAGCGACGATGTCGAGCTCAATACCCGCAACATCAAAATGGCCCTGAGGCGCTTGCGCGTCCTCACCCGCGAAGGCGTCGCCGACGAACTCGACCTCGAGGCAACCGTCCGCAAAACCAGCGAAAACGCCGGCCTGCTCGACCTCGAAATGGTTCCTTCGAAACGCAACCGCGTTAAAGTGCTGATTTTCTTCGACATCGGTGGTTCCATGGACGACCATATCCGCGACTGCGAGGAGCTATTCAGCGCTGCCCGCCACGAATTCAAGCATTTGGAATACTATTATTTCCACAATTGCCTCTACGAAACGGTCTGGAAAGACAACAATCGCCGCATGAGCGACCGCCTTCCGACCCTCGAAGTCCTCAACAAATACAACAAAGACTACCGCGTGATCATCGTCGGTGACGCAAGCATGTCGCCCTACGAAATCACCTATCAAGGCGGCAGCGTCGAGCATTACAACGACGAAGCCGGCATCGTTTGGCTGCAACGCCTGCGCACGCAGTTCCCCCACATCGTCTGGCTCAATCCGGTCCCCAAAGAACATTGGGGCTACACGCAATCCATCAAGATGCTCGAGAAATTCTTTGAGGATCAGATGTTTCCGATGACCGTGGGAGGATTGACGGAAGCGATGAAAAAACTGAAGAAGGGGAATTGA
- a CDS encoding DUF423 domain-containing protein gives MKNTGLIFGAAFGFLGVALGAFGAHGLEDLLVANGREATWETAVLYQFVHAGLLLLLGILDHLHSSTKLIRISIWTTIVGILIFSGSLYALSLTNIKWLGAITPLGGLSFLVAWTLLFIFSLRIKKNQ, from the coding sequence ATGAAAAATACGGGCCTGATCTTTGGTGCGGCGTTTGGGTTTCTGGGAGTGGCTTTGGGCGCATTTGGAGCGCATGGCTTGGAGGATTTGCTGGTTGCGAATGGCCGTGAGGCGACTTGGGAAACAGCTGTCCTTTACCAATTTGTACATGCGGGATTGTTGCTTTTGCTGGGAATTTTGGATCATCTCCATTCTTCTACCAAGCTGATCCGCATTTCCATTTGGACAACCATCGTCGGAATCCTGATCTTCTCGGGTTCGCTGTATGCCTTGAGCCTGACGAATATCAAATGGCTGGGAGCCATCACGCCATTGGGCGGACTCAGTTTTTTGGTGGCCTGGACGCTCCTTTTCATCTTTTCACTTCGAATCAAAAAAAATCAATGA